The window AGGCCTTCGCCACGGCGGTGGGCGAGGGCCCGCTGGTCACCGAGGTCCACGGGGAGCTGGCCGAGCGCCTGCGCCGGGGCGGGCCGCCGGAGGGCTGGGAGTTCGGCGCCACCACCGGACGCCCCCGCCGGTGCGGCTGGCCGGACGCCGTGGCCCTGCGCCACGCGGCCTGGCTGAACGGCTTCACCGCCCTGGCCGTCACCAAGCTCGATGTGCTGGACGGGCTGGAGGAGATCCCCCTGTGCGTGGGCTATCGCTTGCCCTCCGGCGAGGTCCTCACCCACGTCCCGGATACCCCGATCCTCGAGCAGGTCTCCCCGGTGTATGAGCGCCTTCCGGGATGGACCGGTCCCACCGCCACGGCCCGGCGTTGGGAGGATCTCCCGGAGGCCGCCCGCGCGTACCTGCGTCGCCTGGCGGAGATCGCCGGCGCCCCCGTGCGCTACGTCTCCGTGGGGCCGGGGCGGGATCAGATCCTCGAGGTGGATTCGGCCGAAGCGAAACCGGGAGATGCTTCTCTTTGATCTGGACGATCGGCGGGGCGAAGAGCCCGGCCTCGTTGTAGGTCGAGATGGATTTCAACCCTTCGACCATCATCCCGGCTGTTTGGTCGGCATCCGCACGTTTTTTGTAGGAGCGGCTTCCGCCGCGACCCTCGCGTCATCGAGAACCAGAGGTTCGGGGTGAAAGCCTCTCCTGCAAAAGATCGATAAGGATCGATTCAAAACGCTGGAGGGGAGCTCTGGATGTTCACCCACGACAGTTATCTTTCCCCTTTCACCTGGCGGTATGGAAGCCCGGAGATGCGCCGGCTCTGGTCGGAGATCCATCGCCGGCGCCTGTGGCGGCGGGTTTGGATCGCCCTGGCCCGGGCGCAGATGGCGGCCGGCCGGGTGCGGCCCGAGCAGCTGGCGGACCTCGAAGCCCACGCGGAGGCCATCGACCTGGCCCGGGCGGAGGGGATCGAGGCGGAGATCGGCCACGACCTGATGGCGGAGCTGTTGACCTTCGCGGAGCAGGCTCCCATCGGCGGCCCGATCCTGCATCTGGGCGCCACCTCCGCGGACATCGAGGACAACGCCGATGCCCTGCGCATGCGAGAGGCCCTGGATCTGATCCGAGGGCGCCTTCGGCAGGTCCTGGAGACACTGGCGGGGGCCATCGAGCGCTGGGCGGAGACGCCCTGTATGGGATGGACGCACCTTCAGCCGGCGGAGCCGACCACGGTGGGCTACCGCCTGGCCCTCTACGGCCAGGACCTTCTGATGGACTGGGAGGAGCTGACCCGCTGTCGGGAGATGATCCGGGGGAAAGGCTTCAAGGGGGCGGTGGGCACAGGGGCCTCCTATCAGGCGTTGTTGGCGGGAACCCCGATGACGCCGTCCGAAATGGAGGCGCGGGCGATGGCGGAGCTGGGCCTGGAGGCCTTCCCGGTGGCCGGTCAGATCTATCCGCGCAAACAGGACTGGCGGGTTCTGAGCGCTCTGGCGGGCCTGGGGCTTTCCCTCTACAAGATGGCCTTCGACCTGCGCCTGCTGCAGGCGCCCCCCTTCGGCGAGTGGTCTGAGCCCTTCGGCCCGCGCCAGGTCGGCTCCTCGGCCATGCCCTTCAAGCGCAACCCGGTGCTGGCGGAGCGGATCAACGCTCTGGCCCGCTACCTGGGGACGTTGCCTCAGATCGCCTGGGAGACGGCGGCCCACTCCCTGCTGGAGCGCACCCTGGATGATTCCGCGGTCCGCCGCATCGTGCTCCCCGAGGCGTTCCTAACGGCGGACGAGATCCTGCGCCTGGCCCTGCGGATCCTCCGCGGCCTGAATGTTCACGAGGAGGGCTTGCGTCGCAACCTGGAGCGGTATGCGCCCTTCGCCGCCCTGGAGCCGATCCTTATGGCGGCGGCTCGGGCGGGGGCGGACCGCCAGGCCCTTCACGCCCGCCTGCGGGATCACGCGATGGCGGCCTGGGCGGCGGTGCAGGCAGGCTTGCCCAACCCGCTGCCGGATCGCCTGCGGACGGATCCGGAGATCACCCGATGGGTGCCTCCGGAGGACCTGGAGGAGCTGCTTCGGGTGGAAGCCCATATCGGCGATGCCCCGGCCCGCGCCCGGGCCATGGCGCAGCGGATCCGGGAGGCCATCGCCGGATGAATCTGGGGGTTCAGATGAAAGAGCGCTACGCCCTGTTCAGCCTGACCGATCGCACGGGGGCGGTGGAGTTCGCGCAGGGACTGGTTGCCCTGGGCTGGCAGATCCTCGCCACCCGGGGCACGGCCCAGGTCCTGGCGGCGGGAGGGGTCCCGGTGCGCTCCCTGGAGGAGTGGACCGGGTTCCCGGAGATCCTGGGGGGACGGGTCAAGACCCTCCATCCGCGGGTGCACGCCGGGATCCTGGCCCGAGCGTCTGAGGCGGATCAGGCGGAACTGGCGGCCATCGGGGGGAAGCCCATCGATCTGGTGGCCGTCACTCTGTATGCGTTTGAAGAAGCTGCCCGCCGTGGGGCAGAGGAAGAGGCCATTGAGGCCATCGACATCGGCGGGGTGGCGTTGTTGCGCGCCGCCGCTAAGAACTTCGCCCGGGTGATCGTCTGCAGCCGGCCGGAGGATTACCCGCCGGTCCTGGAAGCTCTTCGCCGCGAAGGGGAGGTTCCTCTGACGCTGCGCCGGCGCCTGGCGGCGCGGGCCTTCCGTCTGACGGCGGCTTACGACGCCTGGATCGCTCGCTATCTCGAGCGGGAGGACGGGGAGGGGGAGCTGCCGGAGACCCTGCTCCTGGCCGCCCGACAAGCCCTTCCCCTCCGCTATGGGGAGAACCCACATCAGGCGGGAGCGTTCTACCTGGAGCCCCTTCAGAAGCTCCCCTTTGAAGTGTTGCAGGGGAAGCCGCTCTCTTACAACAACCTGCTGGATCTGGAGGCGGCGTGGCGGGCGGTGGAGGAGTTCGAGGAGCCGGTGGCGGTGATCGTCAAGCACAACAACCCCTGCGGGGCGGCGATGGGGGCTGATCCGGCGGACGCCTTCCGACGGGCCCTGACGGGCGATCCGGAGAGCGCCTATGGCGGCATCGTCGCCTTCAACCGGGAGGTCGATGAGGAGGCGGCGGCCGCATTGCAGGAGGTCTTCCTGGAGGTCATCGCGGCGCCGGGGTATCGACCGGAGGCCCTGGACCGGCTCCGGCGCAAGAAGGCCTGCCGGGTGATCCGGATGCGGGAGGGGGCCCGGGGCGCCCTGGAGATCCGGAGCGTCCTAGGCGGGCTCCTGGTTCAGACTCCAGATCCGGGGGATGGGGATCCGGAGAGCTGGCAGGTGGTCACCCGGCGTGCGCCCTCTGAAGCGGAGTGGCGGGATCTGCGGTTCGCCTGGAA of the Thermoflexus hugenholtzii JAD2 genome contains:
- the purB gene encoding adenylosuccinate lyase: MFTHDSYLSPFTWRYGSPEMRRLWSEIHRRRLWRRVWIALARAQMAAGRVRPEQLADLEAHAEAIDLARAEGIEAEIGHDLMAELLTFAEQAPIGGPILHLGATSADIEDNADALRMREALDLIRGRLRQVLETLAGAIERWAETPCMGWTHLQPAEPTTVGYRLALYGQDLLMDWEELTRCREMIRGKGFKGAVGTGASYQALLAGTPMTPSEMEARAMAELGLEAFPVAGQIYPRKQDWRVLSALAGLGLSLYKMAFDLRLLQAPPFGEWSEPFGPRQVGSSAMPFKRNPVLAERINALARYLGTLPQIAWETAAHSLLERTLDDSAVRRIVLPEAFLTADEILRLALRILRGLNVHEEGLRRNLERYAPFAALEPILMAAARAGADRQALHARLRDHAMAAWAAVQAGLPNPLPDRLRTDPEITRWVPPEDLEELLRVEAHIGDAPARARAMAQRIREAIAG
- the purH gene encoding bifunctional phosphoribosylaminoimidazolecarboxamide formyltransferase/IMP cyclohydrolase, encoding MNLGVQMKERYALFSLTDRTGAVEFAQGLVALGWQILATRGTAQVLAAGGVPVRSLEEWTGFPEILGGRVKTLHPRVHAGILARASEADQAELAAIGGKPIDLVAVTLYAFEEAARRGAEEEAIEAIDIGGVALLRAAAKNFARVIVCSRPEDYPPVLEALRREGEVPLTLRRRLAARAFRLTAAYDAWIARYLEREDGEGELPETLLLAARQALPLRYGENPHQAGAFYLEPLQKLPFEVLQGKPLSYNNLLDLEAAWRAVEEFEEPVAVIVKHNNPCGAAMGADPADAFRRALTGDPESAYGGIVAFNREVDEEAAAALQEVFLEVIAAPGYRPEALDRLRRKKACRVIRMREGARGALEIRSVLGGLLVQTPDPGDGDPESWQVVTRRAPSEAEWRDLRFAWKVVRHVRSNAIVLAREGQTVGVGAGQMSRVDAVRVAVMKAGPRARGAAMASDAFFPFPDGVEVAAAAGVTAVIQPGGSIRDAEVIAAADRLRLAMVFTGRRHFRH